DNA from Pseudomonas putida:
TCGCCCGGCCTGTGGCGCCACCCCAAGGACCGCGCTTGGCAATACAAGGACCTGGACTACTGGACCGACCTGGCCAAGCTGCTGGAACGCGGCAAGTTCGACGGTGTGTTCATCGCCGACGTGATCGGCATCTACGATGTGCTGGGCGGCAATGGCGACGCGGCCATCCGTCAGGCGGCCCAGGTGCCGGTGAACGACCCCTTGGCCCTGATCACCCCGATGGCACTGGTGACCGAGCACCTTGGTTTCGGCCTGACCGCCTCGCTCACCTTCGAGCACCCGTACCCGTTCGCCCGTCGGTTATCGACCCTGGATCACCTGACCAAGGGCCGCATCGGCTGGAACATCGTCACGTCTTACCTCGACAGCGGTGCACGCAACCTGGGACAGAAGGCGCTGAGCGACCATGATGCTCGCTACGACTACGCCGACGAGTACCTGGAGGTGCTGTACAAGCTGTTCGAGGGCAGCTGGGAGGACGGTGCGGTGGTGCGCGACCGCGAGACCGGCCTGTTCACCGACCCGCGCAAAGTCCACGAGATCCGTCATCAGGGCAAGCACTTCCAGGTTCCGGGCATACACCTGTGCGAACCGTCCCCGCAACGCACTCCCGTGCTGTATCAGGCAGGGGCGTCCAGCCGTGGTAAAAACTTCGCCGCGGGCCACGCCGAGTGCGTGTTCGTCGCCGCGCCCTCCAAGGTCATCCTGAAAAAGACCGTGGCCGACATTCGTCGCCGGGCCGCCGAGGCAGGGCGCGATCCGCGCAAGGTGCTGATCTTCAACATGCAGACGGTGATAGTCGACGAAACCGACGCCAAGGCCCAAGCCAAATGGCAGGAGTTGAAAAGCTACGCCAGCTACGAAGGCGCCCTGGCGCTGATTTCAGGCTGGACCGGCATCGACTTCAGCGAGTACCAGCCCGATCAGGTGCTGGAGCATATCCACACCAATGCCATCCAATCGGCTGTGGAGGCGTTTTCCACCGCCGACCCGAACAAGCAGTGGACGGTGCAGGAACTGGCCGACTGGGTCGGCATTGGCGGCTTTGGCCCGCTGATCGTCGGCAGTGCGCAAACTGTGGCGGATGAACTGCAGGCCTGGGTCGAAGAAACCGATGTCGATGGCTTCAACCTGACCTATGCCCTGGCCCACGAAACCTTCCGCGATGTGGTCGAGCTGCTGGTGCCCGAGCTGCAGCAACGTGGCGCCTACAAGACCGAGTACCGCCCCGGCACCCTGCGCGAGAAACTGTTCGGCGACGGCCCACGGCTGCCGGCCAGCCACCCGGCCGCTGGCTACCGCGACCTTGCCCGTCAAGCCGAACCTGTCTGAAATACCCGGGGCTGCGCAGCAGCCCCAGTCGATGACTCAGGACTGCTTGGCACCCCCACCAATCTGCCATACATACGGTGGTTCGGTACCGTTCACCTGCCAGTCGCCGATAATCCGCTCCTTGTAGATCACCGGGTTGTGTGAAGCCGCCGTGCGGGCGTTGCGCCAGTGGCGGTCGAGCTGGCGGCTGGTGCTGGTGGTGGAAGCGCCCAAGGCATTGAACAGGTCGCTGGTGGCGCGCAGTACCAGATCGATGGTGGCCACTTGCGCCTGGGCCGATTCCAGCTCGGCAACCACATTGGCCTGCTGCTCAGCGGCCGAATCATTGGCGAAGCGTGCCAGGTAGGCCTGCTGGATGGCCTCGGCGGCACGCAGGGTCGCAGCTTCGGCGGCATACACCTGGCCCGAGGCCTTGCCGATCACTTGCAGCACCTGTGGGTCCTGGCTGACGGCAGCACCGTTGCCATGGCTGAATACCCGTGTGCGCTTGCTGGTTTCCTGGCCGAAGTCGCGCACGGCTGCACGCCCGGAGCCGGTGATCACCGCCAGCAGCACCAGTTGGTAGAACGCGGTCTGGTATTTGAAACGGGTGGCGAAATCGATGATGTTCTCTTCCTCGACCACGGCATTTTC
Protein-coding regions in this window:
- a CDS encoding LLM class flavin-dependent oxidoreductase, whose product is MPREIRLNAFEMNCVGHQSPGLWRHPKDRAWQYKDLDYWTDLAKLLERGKFDGVFIADVIGIYDVLGGNGDAAIRQAAQVPVNDPLALITPMALVTEHLGFGLTASLTFEHPYPFARRLSTLDHLTKGRIGWNIVTSYLDSGARNLGQKALSDHDARYDYADEYLEVLYKLFEGSWEDGAVVRDRETGLFTDPRKVHEIRHQGKHFQVPGIHLCEPSPQRTPVLYQAGASSRGKNFAAGHAECVFVAAPSKVILKKTVADIRRRAAEAGRDPRKVLIFNMQTVIVDETDAKAQAKWQELKSYASYEGALALISGWTGIDFSEYQPDQVLEHIHTNAIQSAVEAFSTADPNKQWTVQELADWVGIGGFGPLIVGSAQTVADELQAWVEETDVDGFNLTYALAHETFRDVVELLVPELQQRGAYKTEYRPGTLREKLFGDGPRLPASHPAAGYRDLARQAEPV